The Balaenoptera acutorostrata chromosome 11, mBalAcu1.1, whole genome shotgun sequence genome segment TTTCATCTTCACAGTAACCTGAAGAAGTAGGCATCATCATCACcgcattttacagacaaggaaaagcaaaTCCGAAAAGGCTAagaagttgcccaaggtcataagaggcagagccaagattAGATCCCACTGAGTTCTACCACAGGCTTCTGTCCCCTTGGCTGAAGGCTCCTGGAGGACAAGGACCCGTCCCTAAACCCCAGGAACAGAGCGGGGAGGGGGTCGATAGTCAGTGACGGCGAGGACAGAGGATGGTGGGGGGCCCGGGAGGAGGGGGGGGCCTgcagcagagggcagagggcaggagcGTCCTCACTTGTGGGACTTCTTGGTGTTGGCCCCGTCGGGGCCCTCGCCGCAGTCGTAGGCCTGGATGGTGAAGGTGTGCTCCTTCTGGGCCTCGCAGTCTACGGGTTCCTTAGCCCGGATCAGCCCTTCTCCTGTCGCCTTGTCCAGGATCACGGCCTCAAAGGGCACCCCAGACCCATGGAGCCGGAAGCCACAGATCTCACCTGgccagtggggaagggaaggacgCAGCTCCCGCACCACCTCCAGGGTCTCCTTCCCACACTCGCCAACCCCCCTCAGCCTCCCACTTCACCTCTCCTTCCAAACCCCTGTCCCTTCTCCTGCACATGGAAAAGCATTAATTATCAGACATTCAGCTCCAACCCCAGCTTCCCCGAGCGGCAACCTCTCAGAGCCCCCAGGTCTGAAATCTGGCAAAATCTGACTGTGTTGACCCCCACCTGCCCACGTCCTCCTCTCTGGCCCCCTTTATTTTACCACTGTTCTTCACCATGGCCCGTTTCCTCCTGGAGTCtacttctccctcttcccccacgTCCTCACTGCTCTCCCTCCCAggacctcccctctcctcccttgcCCCTGCCCTCCCGCCCACTTCTCTCTATCCCACCCGCCCTCCTCTGCCCCAACCCCACTGACCTGCATAGCGCAGGGGGGCATCCTTGTCCAAAGCAAAGAGTGGTGGGTTCAGCAGAACCGTGTTGTCGTTCTCCATGACGATGCCCTGGTATTCCGCCTCGATCCACGGCTTGTGCTTGTTGGCTGCCcccccagggagaggagaggaagctcCTGTGAGCCGGCCCTCCGCCTCCAGACAACACACTCCAGCATCACCACCCTATCCAGCCCCTGCAGAAGCACCTGCAGGAGAAAGGACTGAGGACAAGAGGTCAGCCATGAAAGGAGGCAGAGGGTCTGCGGGAGGTCACGGGAGAGACAGTTTCCATGGCCACAGCCTGCCCTGGGGGGAGGCGGACTGCCATGTCCCCTGGGAAACCTGGTCAGAAGGTGGAGACTTTCTTTAGGGATTTCAAGAGCTAGAGTGTGGACCCTGGGCCTTCAGGGAGCAGTGGTGGGCCATCAGAAGGCcctggaaaagggaagagagagattaAGGGCAGAGTTGAGATTAGGAAAAGCAGACTAGAAGCTTCCTGAGATCCTGATTGTTTATaatctccaccaccaccaccccatttCAATCCTGATCCCTTCTTCTCCCGGCCAAGCCCCATCCTAAGGCCATTCTcccagaggagagggaagaggagaaaagagagaagggaaaatatataggacagagggaggaggacagagaggggcagggatggAGCAGAGGAATCAATGCCGAACGACTGGGCCCAGCAGAGCCGACATCCTCAGGGATTATCGAACTGGCCTAGAAACACGACAAATCCTCTCCTTGCTTCCCACCCTCACACCCAGAGAACACAGTCATAACCAACACGGTCCTACGTCCCCCAGAAGGCCACCAAGCCCCACACTCCCTGAACCCCGCTCTTATACAGACTCATGGCTGAGTCCTAATTCTCGcctaccccacccctcttccCTTCAGCCACCAGCCAACCCACGATGGATGTGGGACTCACTCAGCCTCCAGATCGCCCCATCTGCTACCAGACTCAACTCAATCACGTCTCCTCCCCAGGACCAATCTCCCACCAGCCTGGTGAGGGGCTCCCTTCCCCTCACCAACGCCAACCTCCACTGCCTGCTCTATTGAATCCCATCAAGCCGACACCTAAGCTCCCAAAGCACATCCACGATGGCCCATCAGCGAGACCTGGGCAGAGGAAGACACGTCATCAGAGGGAAACTGAGTCTCCAAAAGGAAATTCATCCCCAGTATGTCATGGTGAGCAAGAAATCCtgatttccattctttcttccagtGACACCCCCCAAAGCCTTCTGGTATCTGAATGCCGGCCCCTTCCTCGCCGAGGACCCGCCATAAACCCCTTCTCTAGTGGCGGAGGAGACAGCCACAAGATGGTGTCCAGAAGGCAGTACAGGAAGTGGCAGGAGGCTCAGAGCCGGCTGAGGTCAGAGATTGAGCCGAGGATGGAGGGGCTGCGCACAGCTCACGCCCCACCCTGCCCTTCTGCTGCCTTCCTCTTGGCCCCCGACTCTCTCCTTGTGTCCATCTCCTCTCACTGACTCCTGGGCTCCCTGTCTCTTCCCTCCTGGActcgccccctccccctctcctcaccTGTTCTTCCTGATTTCCCtttcattcctctctctctcttttttttttttgttggcctCCACCTTGACCCTGGTCCACCCCCTTCTCATCTCCTCCCACACCtcatctcccttctccttctcccttcccctctcaccACTCATTTAGCACTCCCACACCTCTGCCCTTCCCTGCCCATCTCCACCTACCTGAGCCCtcggcccccaccccctccctcccccctggtCCCTCAGACGGCCTCACCCAGCTGAATTTATCTGCTGTCTGCAGAGAGGGCAGCTCTGGTAACCCTCAGCCCAGCTGTATGCAGACGGAAGGTTATGGATGCAGAGGAACACGCCAAAACATACGTGCTCCGAATTGCTGAGCTGCAGGGAACAGTTTCTCCCCAGGATGGGATGGAGAGGAACCAGATGGATGTACCACACACCCTCAGCCCCGGCACACCCCGGTGGAAACGGAGACCCGCCCAGAGACGTGTATCGCCCCTCAGGGGCAAGTCCTTCCGAGACCTGAGATAGCTCCAGGAGGGAgagattgggggagggggagagagagatccCAGGATGGGAATGGGGACCAAATGGGAGCAAGAGAAGCACATGGGTAGAGATGGACCAGAGAGGAGGACGTGGGAAGGCGGATGCgagggggaagagaagagggCAGGTCTGAGAAAACAGATGGGAAGGGGGATGGTCTGAAGAACCACCTGTCATGTGCCAGGGAGCCTTAAGGGCTCCTGCCCACCccgacacccccccccccgccctgccTGAGACCCCTCCTTCagtgcccccgccccccgcctcacTCACCTTTGTTGCAGGAGCTGGAGGGGAGCAGGGAGCCGAGCGAGAGGAGCAAGAGCAGGAGGGGCATGGTGTGGCGCGGGCAGGGCAGGGCCCCGATCGCTCTCCCCGGGAGCCTCAAGCCCGCTTATTCCCCCTTGGGGGAGGGATGCAGGGGCTCTCCAAGGAGGGGAGGGACAAGAGCAGGCAGCAGGCAGAGACTGAAAGGAGCCTGCCGCCCACCCTAGTCCATACAGCAGACCTGAGCAGCCCCCCAACCTGGGCGGCTGAGGTGGGGGACTGGCAGCGGCTTCTTCTCCTTCGCTCTGGAGCCCGGCGTCCTGGCTCTCTCTCTCATGCCCACCCCATCCCCGCTACTGCAGGATGACGTCAGCACGGCCAGGCGAGGATTGATGGGGCCGCTGGCCAATCGggtgactggggtggggggccagGTGctgcagggaggggggagggaaccAATGGGACCGGAGAGCAGGGGTGGGAGAACGTGTTAGGGCTTTTTCCCCTGACTGCAATCTGGGGGAGCAAGGGAACTGCGGGGGCCGGGGAGGAAGCTGGAAAGCCGTAGAGGGGGTGGGAAAAAAGAGGGCCATGGGGAGAATGAAGACGCGAGAAGcccgggggtggggagagcagacGTCAACGGAGACCTGAGGGAGGCGAGGAGGGACAGTATCCGcgtcaccccaccaccaccatcaccaactCTGCATTAACCTCTTTTCACAGCCCATTCCATCAGCGAGTCCCTGCTGGGTGCCTCCTGGGAACCGCGCAGTCAAACCTACAACCTGACCCCGACCTACGCTAGCATTTCATTtcccagccccaggtctctgAGAAAGCTACGGGGTGGGCAGTCGGGCCCCGTGGACCCGGTTCTGGGACCGGAGGAAGagctcaccctccctcaccctccctcacccgcTCGCCCCAAATTTCCCACCTTAACCCCTGATGAACCAGCCCAGTTGGTTCTGAAGCCAGGGCGGCTGGTAGGTTCGAGAGGCAAAGAAGAGTCCGCGTCGCGGGGAGGGAGTGCGGGGCGGGGCACACGGTCACTGAGGCGCACCGCCCCCCGCAATGGGAGTACATCTGGTAAGCGTGGGCCGGCCAAGGGCTGCGGACGGGGGTGGCTGACGGGACCATCAGTGACTCCAAAAGGAGAGGGGAACCTCTGGGTCCCAAGCCGAAGCGCGTAGAATTCTCCCGAACAGCCAGCcgactcctccctcccctgctccagcCAGACTTTGTCAGGCTGCTGACGGCCCCCTCTGCAGTTTCTCTGCTCCCCTCCTAATGGTCCTATAGGACAGAGTCTGGAAAGCCAGTGTCGGGCCCCCAGCTCAGCGAAGCTGTCCGAGGGATCTGTAGGGGCCAGCGCTGGAGGATTTTCTTCACTGGGGCTCCCGGCCAGCTGGCTGTCCCCCCttctttccccacctcctccccctcatACCTTTCGGGATCCCCTACTCAACCCCAAGGTCTCAGGATATTGTTAGAACTCACCCTTGGGTGAGTCTGAAAGGATGCCCCCCTCCACCCAGCAAGACCAGCTCCCTCCCAGGAGAGGCTGCCCCCGGAGTCTCAGGACGGTTCCCAAACCTGCCAGAAATGGGCTGGAAGCCAAAATTGACCTTCGGGATGGCTCAAGTGTTGCCTGACTGACAGCCCCAGATCCTGGTCCAGGTTCCTTCCTCAGGAGAAGCCGAGGTCAGGCAAAAACTTGCCAAGTCCCTGCGCCTCTCTGGAGCTGCAGACACCAGCCTCACACTCATCacggtgggggggagggagggaaggaggaagtctGGCAGGAGCTCTTACTGCAACAGGGCCCCAGCTCTATAAAAACCCTGGTAGCACAGACCTTACACAagctgcctctgtgtgtgtgcagaggcTGGCCAGGAGTCTCCCAGCCCCACCTGTCAGATGACACCCTCTCCCTCCTTGCCCTGTCCCCTCTATTCTCCTGAAATCTTGACCTCCACCTTGGCCAGCCCGGACCATGCCTCCCAGCCTCACCAGCTACTACTGCTTTATCTCGCAGAAGAACATGGAGGACTACCTGCAAGCTCTAAGTAATGGCCTCACCCCTCCCGAACCCTTTCACTCtcattctcccctctcccttcctgcctccaGTCCCATTGAGGAGGGGGGATGCGAGGGTCTGACATCGTGGAAAGGCTGGGGGTCGGGGGGCTGGGCTCCTTTTCTAGCCAGGGGCATTGCTAGGAAGGAGTAAATCCACAGTCCCAGACCCAGCCGAGGGGATGCTCCCAGCTCCAGGCTgctgctgggggtggaggagccCCTGGCCAGCTGGCTGAGAGGACCCTCGTCCTAAGAGGACAGCCCCCGTGGACATCAACATGGCTCTGCGGAAGATCGCGCTGCTGCTCAAGCCAGGCAAGGAGACTGACCATCGGGGCAACCACGTGACAGTGAAGACCCTCAGCACCTTCCGAAACAAAGTGCTGGAATTCGAGGTGGGAGTGCAGTTTGAGGAGGACTTGAGGATCACGGATGGACGGAAGTGCCAGGTACCTTTTCTCAGGCtggcggggagggggtgtggaTGAGCAGGGGGCACTTAACAGAGTGGGGCAAAATAAAGTGACCTTTCCCATCCAGAGCCGGGGAAGTGATGACCACAGCAGGCTATGGAGTCCCTAGGATAACAGGCTCCTGTTGTCACCCACCCAGCCCCCACTCCCTCCAacttctcccctgccccctcttaGCGCCAGCCAAAAGGGCAATAGGGGCAGGTCACCCTCAGGCCAATGAGCAAACATGCGCTCACCCTCTAGCCTGTGACCCTACAGACACCACAGTCTCTTTTCCCTCAGCCTCTTTAACCCCACTCTCTTGCAGTCCTTTCTGCTTCTTACGTGTTCCTTTTGGCCTCCTTTGCAGACCCTAGTTCCCCTATTAATCCCTTAAACTGGGATTTCCCCCCAGTATTTTGTTCTTGACCTTCTCTCTCTTGTCTGTATACTATCCATGGGCTAAATCATCTACACCCATGTGTTCGGTTACCATCTATAAACTGCCTTGGACACAGATTCTCCCGCCAGAGGCACCACCTGAGCTCCACGGAGAAGTTTCAACTGCCTGCAAAATGTTTCCATCTGCATGCCCCAAGGTCAAACCCAAAGTCAGGATCTTCCTACACAAACCTATTCCTGCTTTTATATTTACTGTCTCCATCAATGTCAACAACCAGCAGGACCAAAGCCTGGGAGTCACAGTCATTACCTTGTGTTCCCTTACCGCCATGCTCCCAACACGTGcgcgtgtgtgcacgcacacgcatgcacacgtgCACCACATGTAATTGGTCAAGAAGCCTGTATAACTtttctgtgctgtccagtatggtagctacTAGCCATATACAGATACTGAACATTTGAAATGTAACCGGTCCAAATTGAGCTGTGCTATCAGTGTgaaatacacactgaattttAAAGACAATACCTAAAAAGAGTGTAAAACAGCTCAGAAATTTTATATCGATTACATgctgaaattataatattttgaatattttaggttgaataaaatatattattaaaattaatttcacctgtttctttttgcttttctaatgtggttactagaaatttttaaaatgatatatatggCTTGCATTTAAGACCTACTGTATTTCTACTGAACATCACTTGTTTACATGGTTGTTATCTGTTCCTTCCTAATCTTTCTCTTTGTCACCACCTTATTTCAggccctcatttctcatctggtGCCCAGTCTTGACCCTCCTCTAATCCACTCTGCCTACTGCAGCCACAAGGATCTATCTAAAATGTAAAAGTGACCACGACACTCCCTGACTTAAACCCTTTCAGTGACATTTTGTTACTTTCCAGGTAAGGTCCATACGCTCCACATTGCATCCAAGGGCCTCCACACAAACATACTGGGTTAGAGCCCCTCACAACTACCTACTCTTCTTTCTTACCTCTACACTGTTTCTATCCTTGCTGGAAAGTTCCCATCATCTCCAATCTAATTCACTGCCTTGAAGACGcagctcttccctccccactcccaccatcAACAGTCTTGCCTGGTATCACAGATACCTACCAACTGTTCCTCTATCTGATCAGGATTCTGAGctccctgggaattccctggtggtccagtggttaggactccgcactttcactgccaggggcctgggttggatccctggcgggggaactaagatcccataagccgcatggcacggccaaaaaaaaaatccataagatTCTGAGCTCCTTGTTTAGGGGGGGCCTGTCCTATTGGGGGGCCTAACAATGATGATTGGAAGGCCCAGGCCCACCCAGCTGTGATCTGGGGGGTTGATCCTTCATGCTCAGGGACACTGCAGCTGCCCTTGAGactgagaaaaaggagaaaggagattcCCTGGTTGGCTCCCAAACAATCTCCCTTCTTTCCCAAAATCTCCTCCAGGTCAACCAGAAGTGGCAGAGGACAAATTCTCCGTTCTTCATCCCCTAACCCCCAATTTCACCGCCCCCCATGATCCTGCTTCATCCCTGCTCTGCCCAAATGGTCACTGTCACAAACAGTGGCCTTTAGGAGTGGGGGACTGGAGTCCTGCCGAATCACTCAGAAGGAAGGGACTGGAGCAAGACAGTGTCTGCTGGATGCAAAGCAGGCGGCCCAGCCAGAGTGAGCTGGAGGCATTTGGGTG includes the following:
- the LOC130709294 gene encoding uncharacterized protein LOC130709294; this encodes MSVRRGDSQLAGSPSEENPPALAPTDPSDSFAELGARHWLSRLCPIGPLGGEQRNCRGGRQQPDKVWLEQGREESAGCSGEFYALRLGTQRFPSPFGVTDGPVSHPRPQPLAGPRLPDVLPLRGAVRLSDRVPRPALPPRDADSSLPLEPTSRPGFRTNWAGSSGVKVSVDVCSPHPRASRVFILPMALFFPTPSTAFQLPPRPPQFPCSPRLQSGEKALTRSPTPALRSHWFPPPSLQHLAPHPSHPIGQRPHQSSPGRADVILQ
- the RBP5 gene encoding retinol-binding protein 5 isoform X1 is translated as MTPSPSLPCPLYSPEILTSTLASPDHASQPHQLLLLYLAEEHGGLPASSKTAPVDINMALRKIALLLKPGKETDHRGNHVTVKTLSTFRNKVLEFEVGVQFEEDLRITDGRKCQILPPEAPPELHGEVSTACKMFPSACPKVKPKVRIFLHKPIPAFIFTVSINVNNQQDQSLGVTVITLCSLTAMLPTRARVCTHTHAHVHHM
- the RBP5 gene encoding retinol-binding protein 5 isoform X3, with protein sequence MPPSLTSYYCFISQKNMEDYLQALTPVDINMALRKIALLLKPGKETDHRGNHVTVKTLSTFRNKVLEFEVGVQFEEDLRITDGRKCQTIVTWEEEQLVCVEKGEVPNRGWRHWLEGETLYLEITARDAVHKQVFRKVK
- the RBP5 gene encoding retinol-binding protein 5 isoform X2; translated protein: MALRKIALLLKPGKETDHRGNHVTVKTLSTFRNKVLEFEVGVQFEEDLRITDGRKCQILPPEAPPELHGEVSTACKMFPSACPKVKPKVRIFLHKPIPAFIFTVSINVNNQQDQSLGVTVITLCSLTAMLPTRARVCTHTHAHVHHM